A region from the Variovorax paradoxus genome encodes:
- a CDS encoding CoA transferase subunit A, which produces MRNVIVKDAHTAVGGLRDGDTVMVGGFGGAGVPRGMIKAVLDLGVRELTVISNNAGSGGQDLSLWFGARIVRKIICSYPRSADVFAEQYRAGEVELELVPQGTLVERIRAGGAGLGGFLTPTGVGTVFEKGKQKVVVDGREFLLETPLRAQFSLLKGRQADALGNLNYNKTARNHSVVMATAGEVVAVEVDELLEPGELDPEGIVTPCIFVDRVFLSRQA; this is translated from the coding sequence ATGAGGAATGTGATCGTCAAGGATGCGCACACCGCCGTCGGTGGTTTGCGCGACGGAGACACGGTGATGGTCGGGGGGTTCGGCGGCGCGGGTGTTCCGCGCGGAATGATCAAGGCCGTCCTGGACTTGGGAGTGCGCGAACTGACCGTCATCTCCAACAATGCAGGCTCCGGCGGCCAGGACCTCTCACTGTGGTTCGGCGCGCGCATCGTCAGGAAGATCATCTGTTCCTATCCGCGAAGTGCGGACGTGTTCGCCGAACAATACCGGGCCGGCGAGGTCGAACTCGAGCTGGTTCCGCAGGGCACACTGGTCGAGCGCATAAGGGCCGGCGGCGCAGGCCTTGGGGGATTTCTGACGCCGACGGGCGTGGGTACCGTGTTCGAAAAGGGCAAGCAAAAGGTCGTGGTCGACGGCCGCGAGTTCCTGCTGGAGACACCGTTGCGCGCTCAATTTTCGCTGCTGAAGGGCCGCCAGGCCGATGCCCTCGGCAACCTGAACTACAACAAGACGGCGCGCAATCACTCGGTCGTGATGGCTACCGCCGGTGAGGTGGTCGCAGTAGAGGTCGACGAACTCCTGGAACCCGGCGAGCTCGACCCCGAAGGCATCGTTACCCCCTGCATCTTTGTTGACCGCGTATTTCTCTCGAGGCAAGCATGA
- a CDS encoding aldolase encodes MNTRLDTFALDKSTLVSQSTRRMDQQFEDSPYSLRQKLALTCRILFDNGHDSGLAGQITARTGTPGEFYTQRLGLGFDEISEDNLLLVDEDLNVLEGDGMPNPANRFHSWVYRARPDVNCIIHTHAVHTAALGMLEQPLLISHMDNCVLYDDVAFVANWPGIPVGNEEGEFIAAALGKKRALLLSHHGLLIAGSTVEEACVLAIAFERAARMQLLANGAGEIKPIDPSLGAEAHDWVLRPKRNTIAFEYYARRSLKNPQNSDCLRALA; translated from the coding sequence ATGAACACAAGACTAGATACCTTTGCACTCGACAAGTCGACACTTGTTTCGCAGTCGACTCGACGTATGGATCAACAATTTGAGGACAGCCCTTACTCGCTTCGGCAGAAGCTTGCGTTGACGTGTCGAATTCTCTTCGACAACGGACATGACTCTGGGCTTGCGGGCCAGATCACTGCTCGCACGGGGACGCCGGGCGAGTTCTATACACAACGGCTGGGACTGGGGTTCGACGAAATCTCGGAGGACAATCTTCTATTGGTCGACGAAGACTTGAATGTGCTCGAAGGCGATGGAATGCCAAACCCAGCCAATCGCTTCCACTCCTGGGTGTACCGAGCACGTCCGGACGTGAATTGCATCATCCATACTCACGCTGTTCACACAGCCGCCTTAGGTATGTTGGAGCAGCCTCTGCTGATATCGCACATGGACAACTGTGTGCTGTATGACGATGTCGCGTTCGTTGCCAACTGGCCGGGTATCCCGGTAGGCAACGAAGAAGGTGAGTTCATCGCCGCGGCCCTGGGAAAGAAGCGCGCGCTGCTTCTTTCTCATCATGGGCTCTTGATTGCTGGTTCCACGGTTGAGGAAGCATGCGTGCTTGCGATCGCGTTTGAACGAGCAGCGCGCATGCAGTTGCTTGCCAACGGCGCTGGTGAGATCAAGCCCATCGATCCTTCGCTCGGAGCTGAGGCCCATGACTGGGTTCTGCGTCCGAAACGAAACACAATAGCCTTCGAATACTACGCGCGCAGGTCACTCAAGAATCCGCAAAATTCGGATTGCCTTCGCGCCTTGGCGTAG
- a CDS encoding Bug family tripartite tricarboxylate transporter substrate binding protein: MSLRPRIRELSVLGFCLVAALLSWPEPVAAQSYPAKPIRLIIPFGAGGITDVSGRLVAQYLGEELKQQVIVDNKPGAGGSIAAQSLAQAQPDGYTLMLGTVGTQVVNKMLYRRLNYDPAALTPVSLVSNSPYVMAAAGIDGVDNLQTLVKYAKSHPGALNFGSAGNGSSPHLGIELFKLTTKTNIVHVAFKSGAEAVNAAIGGQVQLVIDAIPVIQPQAKAGRLKMLAIAASTRNAAAPDVATSAEQGLAEFQIGSWNALVGPPGLSKDHVKVLGEALARALKRPNLAKRLADMGIETMPSGVAAYDAHVRSETGKWAKVIQAAGTQLD; the protein is encoded by the coding sequence ATGTCGCTGCGCCCGCGGATCCGCGAACTAAGTGTCCTTGGCTTTTGCTTGGTTGCCGCACTGCTTTCATGGCCTGAGCCTGTGGCAGCCCAGTCCTACCCGGCCAAGCCAATCAGGCTGATCATTCCCTTTGGCGCAGGCGGCATTACAGACGTCTCGGGACGTCTTGTCGCACAGTATTTGGGCGAGGAACTCAAGCAGCAGGTCATCGTCGACAACAAGCCTGGCGCAGGTGGTTCGATCGCTGCGCAGTCGCTGGCGCAGGCGCAGCCGGACGGCTACACCCTCATGCTTGGCACCGTGGGGACTCAGGTGGTAAACAAGATGTTGTACCGAAGACTGAACTACGATCCGGCTGCGCTGACTCCGGTGTCGCTAGTGAGTAACTCTCCATATGTAATGGCGGCAGCCGGCATCGATGGCGTTGACAACCTGCAGACGTTGGTGAAGTACGCAAAGTCTCATCCGGGAGCACTCAATTTCGGATCGGCGGGGAACGGCAGTTCTCCCCATCTGGGCATAGAACTCTTCAAGCTGACCACAAAGACGAACATTGTTCACGTGGCGTTCAAGAGCGGCGCCGAGGCTGTGAACGCAGCGATTGGCGGCCAAGTGCAATTGGTCATCGACGCAATACCGGTGATCCAGCCTCAGGCGAAGGCCGGGCGCCTGAAGATGCTCGCGATCGCTGCCAGCACTCGAAATGCGGCGGCGCCCGACGTCGCAACCAGCGCGGAGCAGGGCTTGGCGGAATTTCAGATTGGCTCGTGGAATGCGCTCGTGGGACCTCCCGGTTTGTCCAAGGACCACGTGAAGGTCCTTGGCGAAGCGCTCGCCCGCGCGCTGAAGCGTCCCAACTTGGCAAAGCGATTGGCGGACATGGGGATAGAGACCATGCCATCCGGCGTGGCTGCGTACGACGCGCACGTACGTAGCGAGACAGGCAAATGGGCCAAGGTCATTCAAGCCGCAGGTACGCAGCTTGATTGA
- a CDS encoding helix-turn-helix domain-containing protein, with translation MDPFKALALHLKYLRVQSGLTLENLARDSGLTRSYLSKIERGVSTPSIESALNIAKALGVTVDRLFGQQPEQDVVSIVRGNGSIAGDPTTHLSLVAGLRNDRVMRAFIVRPGKTQKRGRIMSHHEGEEILFVLTGHIEMQIGARKERLEPGDCVQFDSTIPHKLTALTDEAASALVVIAATT, from the coding sequence GTGGACCCGTTCAAGGCCTTGGCACTACATCTCAAATACCTGCGCGTCCAAAGCGGACTGACACTAGAAAATCTGGCTCGGGATTCGGGGCTGACGCGCAGCTATTTATCGAAGATCGAGCGTGGCGTTTCTACGCCGTCGATCGAGTCCGCACTTAATATCGCCAAGGCGCTGGGTGTGACGGTGGACCGGCTCTTCGGGCAACAGCCGGAGCAAGACGTCGTTTCGATCGTCCGGGGCAATGGATCCATTGCGGGAGATCCCACGACGCATCTCTCGCTGGTCGCGGGCCTTCGCAACGACCGCGTGATGCGGGCATTCATCGTGCGGCCCGGAAAAACCCAGAAGCGCGGTCGGATCATGAGTCATCATGAAGGGGAAGAAATTCTCTTCGTTCTGACCGGCCATATCGAAATGCAGATCGGAGCACGCAAGGAGCGCCTGGAGCCCGGCGATTGCGTGCAGTTCGATTCCACGATTCCGCACAAGCTGACCGCGCTCACTGACGAGGCGGCCTCTGCGCTTGTCGTGATTGCCGCGACCACATAG
- the pdxR gene encoding MocR-like pyridoxine biosynthesis transcription factor PdxR, which translates to MNQFRTRPTTSSGANGSGRRIYDLLRSQIADGTLAAGAQVPSTRALAADLGVSRTTVTAAYEQLAAEGFLATSAGRVARVASPLAAAAQSTAKLKRRIEIAPAVSAFGRRVAAIDMPGLAPAEPCRIDFLYGAVASRDFPALAWRRAYQAELLRHQRRLYYVAPEGDASLRRSLQGYLRRARGLACDAEQILVVHGSQQAIDLCARLLLDPGDTFVFEEPGYLMARRCFEATGAEALAIPVDAHGLDTARLPKDERARLAYVTPSHQFPLGGVLPIGRRLELLRWARTHRTWVVEDDYDGEFRYGQRPIDALQSIDTEGRVIYIGTFSKALSPQLRLGYLVLPPELVPVFRQAKRLADRHAPVLEQRVLASLIDSGAYERHVRRTRREHERRRAALLDAIARHLPASATVIGAAAGLHVVLWLPFLRPQDEPALAAAVRAKGVGVYSVSPLFAKPQSRMQPRPAGLILGYASLSVGEIDQGIRVLAAVIAEQGSEAARSR; encoded by the coding sequence ATGAACCAGTTTCGTACGCGACCGACCACGAGTTCCGGTGCCAACGGGTCCGGACGCCGCATCTACGACTTGCTGCGTTCCCAGATCGCCGACGGCACGCTCGCCGCAGGCGCGCAGGTGCCGTCCACGCGTGCCCTGGCGGCCGATCTCGGGGTGTCGCGCACCACCGTCACCGCGGCCTATGAGCAACTCGCGGCCGAGGGCTTCCTCGCCACTTCGGCCGGTCGCGTTGCCCGCGTCGCGAGTCCGCTGGCTGCGGCCGCACAATCCACCGCGAAGCTGAAACGACGAATCGAGATTGCGCCGGCGGTCTCGGCGTTCGGCCGCCGCGTGGCGGCGATCGACATGCCCGGGCTTGCTCCTGCGGAACCTTGTCGCATCGACTTCCTCTACGGCGCGGTCGCTTCTCGCGATTTTCCGGCACTGGCCTGGCGGCGTGCCTACCAGGCTGAACTGCTGCGCCATCAACGTAGGCTCTACTACGTTGCGCCCGAAGGCGACGCATCGCTGCGACGTTCGCTGCAGGGGTACCTCCGGCGCGCGCGGGGCCTCGCCTGCGATGCCGAGCAGATCCTAGTGGTGCACGGCTCGCAGCAGGCCATCGACTTGTGTGCGCGGCTTCTGCTTGATCCCGGCGACACCTTCGTTTTCGAGGAGCCCGGCTACCTGATGGCACGCCGGTGTTTCGAGGCCACGGGCGCCGAGGCCTTGGCGATACCGGTGGACGCCCATGGCCTGGACACGGCCAGGCTGCCAAAAGACGAGCGCGCACGCCTGGCCTATGTGACGCCATCGCACCAGTTTCCGCTCGGAGGTGTGCTGCCCATCGGCCGGCGTCTGGAACTGCTTCGTTGGGCACGAACACACCGCACCTGGGTCGTCGAGGACGATTACGACGGGGAGTTTCGCTATGGCCAGCGCCCGATCGACGCGTTGCAGTCGATCGATACCGAAGGTCGCGTGATCTACATCGGCACCTTCTCCAAGGCGCTGTCGCCGCAGCTTCGGCTGGGCTACCTGGTGCTGCCTCCTGAATTGGTGCCGGTGTTCCGGCAGGCCAAGCGGTTGGCCGACCGCCATGCGCCCGTGCTGGAGCAGCGTGTGCTGGCGTCGTTGATCGACAGCGGCGCCTACGAGCGTCACGTGCGGCGCACGCGCCGCGAGCACGAACGCCGACGGGCGGCGCTGCTCGATGCCATTGCGCGCCACCTGCCTGCCAGCGCCACGGTCATCGGCGCGGCGGCCGGCCTGCATGTGGTGCTCTGGCTGCCGTTCCTGCGGCCTCAGGACGAGCCTGCGCTCGCGGCTGCTGTTCGCGCCAAGGGCGTGGGCGTCTATTCGGTGTCGCCTCTGTTCGCCAAGCCGCAATCGCGCATGCAACCCCGGCCGGCCGGACTGATCCTGGGATATGCCAGCCTATCGGTGGGGGAGATCGATCAGGGAATACGCGTTCTCGCAGCGGTGATCGCCGAGCAGGGGTCCGAAGCCGCACGTAGCCGCTAA
- a CDS encoding XRE family transcriptional regulator, whose translation MSLKLKLLRLQAGLTLEELARATDLTKSYVSKLERGLSTPSIGAGLKLARVLGVTAEELFSEALDDDSVAIRRAPNRRDASPQPPRVITGALPNHKMIGFVVTPGDQSVRDHPMSHHRGEELLYVLKGSISFRLARRVETLHAGDSVHFNAGIPHKITSIGERPALVLLVVAQEE comes from the coding sequence ATGTCGCTGAAACTTAAGTTGTTACGTTTACAGGCTGGGCTGACGCTCGAAGAACTGGCGCGCGCTACTGATCTCACAAAGAGCTACGTATCCAAGCTGGAGCGAGGCCTCTCGACGCCATCCATTGGTGCCGGGTTGAAGCTCGCGAGAGTGTTGGGCGTGACGGCGGAAGAGTTGTTTTCAGAGGCTCTGGATGATGATTCGGTTGCAATTCGGCGCGCGCCAAACCGTCGCGATGCATCCCCACAGCCGCCCCGTGTCATTACCGGCGCGCTGCCGAACCACAAAATGATTGGGTTCGTCGTGACGCCTGGCGATCAGTCCGTACGCGACCACCCGATGAGCCATCATCGGGGCGAAGAGCTTCTGTATGTCCTCAAGGGCAGCATCAGTTTTCGCTTGGCACGTCGTGTTGAGACGCTGCATGCGGGTGATAGCGTGCACTTCAACGCGGGCATCCCCCATAAGATCACGTCTATCGGAGAGCGGCCGGCTCTGGTGCTCCTCGTAGTAGCTCAAGAGGAATGA
- a CDS encoding 2Fe-2S iron-sulfur cluster-binding protein — translation MLAAVAHQPQLGDRKGFPIADISVSCAGGICGACRTRWIEGPPIHRDRALSPQERAHEGIVCVAECAGSRLVLDL, via the coding sequence ATGCTTGCGGCAGTCGCCCACCAACCGCAGCTCGGTGATCGGAAGGGCTTTCCTATCGCCGACATTTCGGTCTCATGCGCAGGAGGCATTTGCGGTGCATGCCGTACACGCTGGATCGAGGGGCCGCCGATCCATCGCGACCGCGCCCTGAGTCCTCAGGAACGTGCGCACGAGGGGATCGTGTGCGTTGCGGAGTGTGCAGGATCGCGCCTCGTGCTCGATTTGTAG
- a CDS encoding acyl-CoA dehydrogenase family protein codes for MSFYDLYDQRLSAEERALVGAAGDFCRGEFNAHLLESHTQGRAYDVSWIHRWAKEGFLGLQVPRDFGGHDASFLCKVRIAQTMAEHGFAAAFAINNLQGSVTRVARSGSEKQRAEFLDGMLSGRTLCAAAMSEPDGGSDLGTLKTKAQRVDGGWLISGTKSWVTNGLIIQSANLLARVDPVGAEAGDIASFLVPLTDGPTLRREELVMPGARSFRLSCLIFQDHFVPDWCLFIQPGQALKSSMASVNAARVHVAAMCVASARAALSEAVGYAGTRQAFGKPLLGHQGFGWELAEVSLRLEAANALVLRAAIAVQAGTAALTLAAQAKKFAVDVAVWALDQCQRAMGAAGASADHRLAMLSSETRLAAFGDGTNQMLLDRIAKGLAKEYGCSPVQKEFHP; via the coding sequence ATGAGCTTCTACGACCTCTACGACCAGAGGCTGTCCGCTGAAGAGCGTGCGCTCGTGGGAGCCGCAGGCGACTTCTGTCGCGGCGAATTCAATGCTCACCTGCTGGAATCCCACACGCAGGGTCGCGCCTACGATGTTTCATGGATCCACCGGTGGGCAAAGGAAGGCTTCCTGGGACTTCAGGTTCCAAGGGACTTTGGCGGCCACGATGCGTCTTTTCTTTGCAAAGTCCGCATCGCGCAGACGATGGCGGAACATGGATTTGCAGCTGCTTTTGCGATCAACAACTTGCAAGGCTCCGTGACACGCGTTGCGCGATCTGGCTCCGAGAAGCAACGCGCCGAGTTTCTCGATGGCATGCTGAGCGGACGGACGCTGTGTGCCGCGGCCATGTCGGAACCTGACGGCGGGAGCGACCTGGGGACATTGAAGACAAAGGCACAGCGGGTGGACGGCGGATGGTTGATCAGCGGCACGAAGTCGTGGGTCACCAACGGTTTGATCATCCAGTCTGCGAACCTGCTGGCGAGAGTTGATCCTGTCGGCGCGGAAGCCGGCGATATTGCCTCTTTTCTGGTGCCGCTCACCGACGGACCGACGCTTCGCAGGGAAGAGCTCGTCATGCCGGGCGCCCGATCCTTCCGGCTGTCGTGCCTGATCTTCCAGGATCACTTCGTTCCTGACTGGTGCCTCTTCATCCAGCCCGGGCAAGCGCTCAAATCTTCCATGGCATCGGTCAATGCAGCGCGCGTTCACGTCGCGGCCATGTGCGTGGCTTCTGCCAGGGCTGCCTTGTCGGAAGCGGTTGGCTATGCCGGGACAAGGCAGGCCTTCGGCAAACCACTGCTCGGGCACCAGGGCTTCGGATGGGAACTTGCAGAGGTATCCCTGCGTCTGGAAGCGGCCAATGCGCTCGTCCTGCGCGCAGCAATCGCCGTGCAAGCCGGAACTGCGGCGCTGACCCTGGCTGCACAAGCCAAAAAGTTCGCAGTCGACGTTGCTGTCTGGGCACTTGACCAGTGCCAGCGTGCAATGGGCGCCGCCGGGGCGAGCGCCGATCACCGCCTCGCCATGCTGTCGAGCGAAACGCGGCTGGCGGCATTCGGCGACGGGACCAACCAGATGTTGCTTGACCGAATAGCCAAGGGCTTGGCAAAGGAATACGGGTGTTCGCCCGTGCAGAAGGAATTTCATCCATGA
- a CDS encoding 3-oxoacid CoA-transferase subunit B codes for MNSLSRLELARLVANQLPKEGFVNLGIGAPTSVADYLPSDTSVMLHSENGILNVGPKPAEGQEDLDLINAGKMPVTLACGGSFFDSSLSFSMMRGGHLDIAILGAFQVSQHGDLANWTTGDLHGAPPAIGGAIDLAVGAKQIWVMMEHTTREAQPRLVERCTLPLTAVGVVAKVFTNLAIIDVTCDGFVVQALFEGASLESVQQLTGAALKTAPTLKRFSSDGVLTPPPG; via the coding sequence ATGAACTCGTTATCCAGACTGGAACTCGCACGCCTGGTTGCCAACCAGCTTCCCAAGGAAGGGTTCGTCAACCTCGGCATCGGAGCGCCGACAAGCGTCGCAGACTATCTTCCTTCCGATACCTCGGTCATGCTTCACAGCGAGAACGGTATTCTCAACGTCGGGCCCAAGCCGGCCGAGGGACAAGAAGACCTGGACCTGATCAATGCCGGGAAGATGCCCGTTACCCTCGCCTGTGGCGGGTCCTTCTTCGACTCGAGCCTGTCGTTCTCGATGATGCGCGGTGGGCACCTTGACATCGCAATCCTGGGTGCATTCCAAGTTTCCCAGCACGGAGACCTGGCCAACTGGACCACTGGCGATCTGCACGGTGCGCCTCCGGCGATCGGCGGAGCCATCGATCTTGCCGTAGGGGCGAAGCAGATATGGGTGATGATGGAGCACACCACCCGCGAAGCTCAGCCGCGCCTAGTCGAGCGTTGCACCTTGCCGCTGACGGCGGTGGGGGTTGTGGCCAAGGTATTCACAAACCTCGCGATCATTGACGTCACCTGCGACGGATTCGTCGTGCAGGCGCTTTTCGAGGGCGCATCGCTTGAATCCGTGCAGCAGCTCACCGGGGCAGCCCTGAAAACGGCGCCAACCCTGAAGCGATTCTCCTCTGACGGGGTGCTGACACCGCCGCCTGGCTGA
- a CDS encoding glutathione S-transferase family protein, translated as MILYDTLRSGNAWKVRLLASLLDIPLERRTLSIDRGDLKQPAFQAIAPLGQVPVLELPDGSHLAESMSILFYLAQGTTWWPADCQTQARVLSWMSFEQEHHMKPLAQLRLHLALHRDRDPMSEEFTRHAEQAKRALELMERQLDRQSAHGWIATSNAPSIADVALYPYTCMAPMGGIALESSPSVRAWLRRIEALPGYQALFPAEPERNHSTQERP; from the coding sequence ATGATCCTCTACGACACACTGCGCTCGGGAAACGCATGGAAAGTGAGACTGCTGGCAAGCCTCTTGGACATTCCACTTGAACGCCGCACGCTCTCCATAGATCGCGGCGACCTGAAGCAACCGGCCTTTCAAGCGATTGCGCCACTTGGACAAGTACCGGTCTTGGAACTGCCCGATGGCAGCCATCTCGCCGAATCGATGTCCATTCTCTTTTACCTCGCGCAGGGTACGACGTGGTGGCCAGCCGACTGCCAGACACAAGCCAGGGTACTGAGTTGGATGTCCTTCGAACAGGAGCATCACATGAAGCCGCTCGCGCAGCTACGGTTGCACCTGGCGCTGCATCGAGATCGCGATCCGATGTCAGAGGAGTTCACGCGCCATGCCGAGCAAGCAAAACGCGCCCTGGAACTGATGGAGCGCCAACTTGATCGCCAAAGCGCGCATGGCTGGATCGCAACGTCAAACGCGCCAAGCATTGCGGACGTGGCACTCTATCCTTATACCTGCATGGCACCAATGGGTGGCATCGCATTGGAATCGTCCCCATCTGTCCGCGCCTGGCTGCGGAGAATCGAAGCCCTGCCAGGATATCAGGCGCTGTTTCCGGCCGAGCCTGAGAGAAACCACTCCACTCAAGAAAGGCCTTAA
- a CDS encoding helix-turn-helix domain-containing protein, which produces MQKTLAETAGDKDGAARRLGISRATLYRELRRLPALP; this is translated from the coding sequence ATACAGAAGACGCTCGCGGAGACCGCCGGCGACAAGGACGGAGCCGCGCGCCGGCTGGGCATCAGCCGCGCGACGCTGTATCGGGAGCTTCGGCGCTTGCCCGCTTTGCCTTAG